The Verrucomicrobiia bacterium genomic interval CGCAGCGGGACTGTTCGACGGTCAGGCGCAATCCCTCGCCGGTGGTGCGGCGGACCTGTTCGCGGCAATCCTCGACGAGGCGATTGAAAGAGCCCGCCTTCCGTCCCAGGTCGCGCTGGAAGAGGTTGCGCAGCGGGACGAACGGCACATCGGCCAGTTCGACCCGGGCCTCCCGGGGGTCGTGGAGCTTTCCCTCGCGGTCCGTGAGGGGCGGGCTGTCCTGTCCCGGAAACCAGAAGCCACGCAGAGCGTCGAACGGACTATTCACGAGCACGTGGGTCAGCCGGTCGGTCTCGCGTCCGGCCAGGGTCAGGCAGGCGTAGAGCAGGGCTCCCATCGTCTTGCGGCCCCCCGCGAGCGAGGCAATCAGACGGCAGTCGGGGTTCTCGACCAGTGCACGCACCTGATCCAGGAGGAAGTCCGCCGCCGCGGCGTTGTCGGCGGGGTGGCGCAGGTCGGGCAGCTCCACCGAACGGCCGGTGCTCTCCGCAACGGCGGTGATGACGCGGATGTCCGTGCCGGTGGTTCCAAACCGCGGCCGGTCCGAAACGTCGTTCCCCAGCGCGGCCAGTGCCTTTCGCAGCGCCTCCCAGGGCGGACACCCCAGCACGGGATCGGGCTCAAAGAGCTGGCGCTCGAGTTCGCGGCGTCCCTCCGACGTTGTGACGACGATTACCCGGGATGGCAGCACCGGCGGCGATTCGTGGGCGAGCGCCCAGATGGTTTCGGTCAGCACGGCTGGAGACATGCCGGTCACGGCCAGGAGCACGGGATCGGGCTCATCCCGTCCGCTGGGAACCATTGGAGAGGGAATGGTCGGGACCGGTGGGTGGTTCCGGGACTTTGCGGGCTGTGTGGTTTTGCGGGCAGGCTTCATGAGAGAATCTGGGTCAGTGTGAAGGTGGTGGAAAACGGATGGTCCGAAGACCCTTCCATTGATGGCACGGCCGACACAGCGGCTGGAGGTTGTCGGGCTTGGTCAATCCCCCGTCCCGAACCGGAAGTGCGTGGTCAATTTCCAACGGACTCCCGGCCGCTGCCTCCATCGTTCCGCAGCGGGCGCACCGATGGCCATACGCCACCAGGACTCGCGCCCGCAGGGAGGAGGCGATCGCCCTCGAGAAAACGGAGGCACCTTCGCCACCGGCCGCATTGCGGGCCCGGAGGGGCTCCCGACCTGCGATGACCCGCGCGCGATCCTCCGGGCCCAGCGACCCGTCAAAGGCGTCCAGGATCGCGATCAGCACCGGATGAATCGCCCGGATGAGCGCGACGTAGCGCGGTACCAGGTAGCGGACGAGGGCATCCGGCTCGTAGGCCAGGTCGAATCGGTGGATGACCCCGATCCAGTTCGGCTTTCGAAGGAATTCGAAGCCCGGAAGCGTCACCGACGCGAGGGCGGGCTCGAGCTTCGCGAGCACCTCATCCGGATGCTGGTAGATCCGGTTTGGGTTCAGGTAGAACTGCACGTGCCAGTCGGCCCCCTCGCCATAGGCATGATCCGGGTCGTACACATGCTCGTACTTGAAGTACCTGGGATCCACGACACCGCTTTTGAGGTGGCGATCCCAGATTCCGGAGAGGAGGACGGTGTTTCGTGTCCCGTGCCGGGTGACGCGGCGTCCCGGCTTGAGGCGACCGGAGAGTTCGGGTGGCAGGGCGGCGCAGACCTGGCGGAAAACCTCGTGGAGGACCGGCGTGAGATTGTCGGGCGTCGGAGTGATGGACGGCATGGAGGCAACGTACGGGGATTTGCCGGAATTGGGGTGGCTTGAGACGTCCCGTCACGTCGCGGACCCGGTGACCGAGCCGGTCGCATCGGGCTGGGCGAGCGTGCGGATTTCCCGCAGGGCCTCGCGCCCGGCGATACCCTGGATGGCTCCGTACAGCATGGCGGTGTGAGTGATGGCTTTTCGCACCTGTTGTTTCCGTTCCTTCCATTGCCTGGCGAAGGCCCGCTGTTCCGCGTCGAGTTGCTCGCGAAGCGCGAGGAAGGATTCCACGACGGCCTCGACATGCTGGCGGAAACCGACGCCGCGCAGGTGATCATGGAGCACCTGGGCCTTGTCCGCGCGGTTGGCCTGCTGGACCCGCTGGGCTGCGGTTTGGATCAGGCCCTGGCGAAGCGCTGCGGCCACGGCGGCAGCGAAGGAAGGTTCACACACCCAAACGCCGTCTACGGGACCCAACCCGCGCATGCCGTCGGGCGGGCAGGTGGTCGCGATGACCGCCAGGTCGGCGCCCGCCTGCCGCTGGTCGGCCTTGAGTTTTTCCGGCCAGTCCGCCGACCAGTTCTTGGCCCGCTTGGCCTCCCAGAGAATCAGGCCGCAGTCAAAGCCGTTGCCGTTGCGCACCCGCTGGATGAGATCGGCGCCGTGCTGTCCTTTCTTCACCTCGACGATGTCATCGAAGAGGAAGGCGGCGCGGAGGCCGGACTCCAGGGTCAGCTCCAGGGTTTCGCCCTGGAGTGCGGACTGCAGATCCGCGCGCTGCCGCTCGAACCCGGCCTGAAGCTGCTCGCGCAGGTGGCGGGAGACCGCCTCGGTGAGCGGGATTTCCGCGCCGCACTTCGGGCACGTGATGGGCGTGTCGTTCACGCGTCCGTTGTACCGGATTCCCTCCGGATGCCCAGCCTGCGGACGTGGGCGGACGTGGGTGGCCCGACCACAGTCGCATTCTCCGCCTCATCCTCGGGCGTTCATGAAAAACCTTCGCAAGCAGTTGGGGAAGTTGGCGTCGGATCAGAAGTTGGTGGGGACGAAGACATCCGGCTTCGATAGATCGTCCGGTGTCAGAATACGAATACGGAGTTCGCGAGCTCTGTGAT includes:
- a CDS encoding TIGR02584 family CRISPR-associated protein translates to MVPSGRDEPDPVLLAVTGMSPAVLTETIWALAHESPPVLPSRVIVVTTSEGRRELERQLFEPDPVLGCPPWEALRKALAALGNDVSDRPRFGTTGTDIRVITAVAESTGRSVELPDLRHPADNAAAADFLLDQVRALVENPDCRLIASLAGGRKTMGALLYACLTLAGRETDRLTHVLVNSPFDALRGFWFPGQDSPPLTDREGKLHDPREARVELADVPFVPLRNLFQRDLGRKAGSFNRLVEDCREQVRRTTGEGLRLTVEQSRCELEVNGIRVRTAPLEHLVLLFLATRARRGDSALPAYKDGVKPLNEFRDQLRQNAPPRQLADWRHGGALRSKFEDDQEVRRAISSLGRKLRTAGGGAARLADCLPEKGRFSLAIPASLIHLA
- a CDS encoding HNH endonuclease, whose protein sequence is MPSITPTPDNLTPVLHEVFRQVCAALPPELSGRLKPGRRVTRHGTRNTVLLSGIWDRHLKSGVVDPRYFKYEHVYDPDHAYGEGADWHVQFYLNPNRIYQHPDEVLAKLEPALASVTLPGFEFLRKPNWIGVIHRFDLAYEPDALVRYLVPRYVALIRAIHPVLIAILDAFDGSLGPEDRARVIAGREPLRARNAAGGEGASVFSRAIASSLRARVLVAYGHRCARCGTMEAAAGSPLEIDHALPVRDGGLTKPDNLQPLCRPCHQWKGLRTIRFPPPSH
- a CDS encoding DUF2130 domain-containing protein, which translates into the protein MNDTPITCPKCGAEIPLTEAVSRHLREQLQAGFERQRADLQSALQGETLELTLESGLRAAFLFDDIVEVKKGQHGADLIQRVRNGNGFDCGLILWEAKRAKNWSADWPEKLKADQRQAGADLAVIATTCPPDGMRGLGPVDGVWVCEPSFAAAVAAALRQGLIQTAAQRVQQANRADKAQVLHDHLRGVGFRQHVEAVVESFLALREQLDAEQRAFARQWKERKQQVRKAITHTAMLYGAIQGIAGREALREIRTLAQPDATGSVTGSAT